The DNA region TCCCCCTTATTACCGTGCAACACCTGTCCCCCCCACCATATGCCTTTTCTCTAATTGGattcgttaaaaaaaaaaaaaaaaaaaaaaaaacaaacaaacaaacaaacaaacaaacttaTTTACTTCCTTTGTCTTAATTCATATggcacactttcttttttaatttatccaaaaaagaatgtcacatttttatatttagaaacaatttaactttatgagatgatttacagtcacacatTTACCTaaagcttgttttggaccaatcctttctttcttaatttctGTGACTAGTCAAATAGTGTCGCATAAATTGGGATGAAGGTGATATATGTTTTTCTAAAAGGTTTTAACTTACATACGTACGTGTATACTTAAGCATGTATAACGCGAGCTAATACACATAGAGGTGTTTGGATTAGCCTTTAGTGGGAATAGTGTGACTTCTCTTGTTTTATACATAAGAAATGCGTGCATAAAGGAGATCTCCTTTCCTTTTATTCATAGCGTAATACACATTGAGATGTCGATGACATTCCTTTAGATTctcacatatttattttttatataacgAACAAATTATTTGAATAAATAAGGGATAAGGACACAAATGGCCAACCGGGTGAAATTGTTGACACCCGGTGGCCCAAGAattttaaaagtcatttttagccttttcaaaataattccaTTTTCTAGCCATGTTTCAAATAATCCcaaagatatgtatataaactgtatcatttctgtatatgtatcactactttatatgtatagaaaacgtattatacgtatagaaactgtatcattgttgtatagaagatgtatcactactgtatatgtatagaaaatgtattaaacgtatagaaaccgtatcattgttgtatagaagatgtatcactactgtatatgtatagaaaaatgTATCACAcatatagaaactgtatcattgttgtataggaGATGTATCACCACTGTATATGTTTAGAAAAAATGTATCATGCGTACAGAAATTGTATGATTATCATATAGAATATGAATCCCTaaagtatatgtatagaaaatatatcattgttgtataatttgtgtataataaatgtataatcaacGTTTAATTTCTGTTTAATAAATGcatacttactaattatacacGTTTTGAGATATTTCTTGAAGGTTCAATTAacgtatacttactaattatacacatattatacatgttttgtgATATTTTTTGAAGGTTCAATCCCTAAAGTCCTGTTCTTTTGTTAGCGAACCTTTTAGTAACGACTTTAGTCACCACAAAAAGTCTGAATTCTTTTTGTAGTGTGGGCTGGGCGGCTAGCACCCGGGAATGGTATGAGCCAAACGGCCAGCTCGGGTATTAAGCCCAAAATGGGGCCTTTTTGGGCTTTTCTTTTGGGCAGGTGGTTTCACCGTATCTTTTTCCCAATAAAGTAAGTCAAACAATAACATGATAATGTATAATTGGTGAAATTACACCgattgtaaaagaaaattacattATTAGTGTATACAAGTTAAATCCAACTTTTATTACATTGCCAAACCAAATTGAATGTCGCAATATATATTGCCACAATTAATCACTCACACTTTAATAACCAAAATGTCTATGTTTACATTTCACATTCACAACAGTCCTTTTTGTGATTTATAAGCACAACAATGGTAATGATGCAGTTTACCTTACGTATCATGCCAATTTGTAGTTGACAAAAACtataataaagtaaaaaaagaagGATATATCACACCTTTACAAGCCAGAAATACAAGTTGTTCCTTTGAACTACATGTATCTTTGATTGGAGGGATGAAGATCAATCTCTTGGGTCCATGCGGATCGATCTTGAATGTGCAAATGCCAGTAGGTCTGGGCCAGCCCATCTGGGTCCATCCACCCCTCCCCGGCGCCACCGCTGGTTTGTTGGTGCTGTTGTTCCCCAACCAACAACCTCTGTTGTGAACTTGATGATGCCATTCTGCATATTTCAATTTATACTATAGTCAAGATTTAAGTTTTAATATTGTCAGGTGACGTTAAGGTAAGTACAAGTTATTTGGTTACctgaaaagaaaattaatatcTAGTACTAGTAGTAATTACAAGTAATATATAATTACATGTTTAGTGGTACAAATCTTTATATTGTCCGTATAATTaaatcataccaacaatatttaattTCAGGTCGTTTACCTCCATATTACCAATATGTAATGTACAATTTGTACTTTATTAGGCTAATATTAGCATGCATGGAGCTTATTCATTCGCTTGGGAGGAACAAACAAGCACTTTCTGGAAGTTAAGTCTGAAATCTCAGTATTAGCTTGGGCAATCAagacaaaaacaaagttaaCTTTCCCTCATAAAGCTAGCTATCTAGTGATCTCAAGAATCGTCTAATTTATGAACTCCTTCAAAATTTACGTTACTGTCTCAGGAAGACTGCAAGTTTTTAATAGTACTATAGCCAGATGGCACAATGCAATCCAAAAGGCAAAATAGATTCCAAGAAGATATCCTAACTTTGCCAGGAATGAGTTGTCATTGTTCCATAGGTAAATACAGCCATAAGATTCCTGCATCTTGTGGTAGGAGGAATGTCGAATCCTGGAGAGGCAGTTTGAGAAATTCTAGAGGAAATTAAACAATCCAAGTGGGCATATATTAAAAAAGTCGTAAAGCAAACAGACTAACCTGGGTGTGCCTACGATACCATGGATGACGACATGCGCCACGTGTACTCCAAGAGGTTGAAACTCCTTTGCTAGACATTGAGATAAGGCTCTCATTGCAAACTTTCCACAGCCTGACATATTTTTTTTGCCTCACTTTTGTATCATCAATCAAATTGAGTTGTAGATTTCAAGTGCAACAAAATGAGAACAGTTAAAcaaaatcaaatcatcaaaccaagaaaattATCACGTACATATATCAGAATAACCGGCAATGCCACTAAGAGAAGCTGAACAACCAGTGAAAAGAATTGTCCCTCTTCCTCTTTCCACCATACCTGGAAGTACCTGAGATTTTTAATTCCAAAATGGCCCAAGGATCATTATTGAACTGACCAGGAGTCAACTCAAAAATTTCAAGTATATTAGATTGGGCAATGCACCAAAAATTAACTCGATTGATCCAATTACCAAATCAATAGCAATGAATATTGAGTTCAACGTCTAAATATTGATagtggaaaaataatttttatattatcagatcactTAAAATATTTACAGGTAATGTGTTCACAGTGACTCGAAAAATAAATCATGTTTCGTGCTACAACAAATTAAACTGCACTAAGTACCTAGAAATTTTTATAGTTGGCATCAAAGGGGGATCTAGTAGTATGATGCGAGTTTATTTAAACCATAACTTATAGCCTAGACATCGATTTATTTGTGCAAAACCTACTAAAATTGCTGAAAATATTGAAATCTAGAACTCAAACAAGGTGATGGAGTTAGTAATTAGAACCCAAATCCTGAATCCATAGAATTAAAATCTCGAATTCGCCTCTGATTCGCATACATAGGTTAATCCATGAACATAATTAGCAATATGTGTACTATAAAAAAATTTGAGACCTGTTGAGCGCAGTGAAAGGCGCCGACGGAGGAGACAGCAAGAGATTTCTCAAAGTGTTCAACTTTAATGTCAGTGAAGTTAGTAGGGTGCCAAGATGTTGGCTGGTATGCATTGTAAACCAAAACTTCCACAAACCCAAGTGATAGAACTCCCTCAAATGCCTCTCTTATGCTTCGAGAATCTGAACAATCTATCCTGATCGCAAACACCTGCGCTTTCTCTTCTCGAGCTATCTCATCAGCAAATCTTGATAATCTACCTGTTCCAGTAAATTGCACTATATATCACCATATTGCTTTATCGCCAAATGCGAGCTTTCTAGTTAGCTATACCAAGTGATAGAAGCAAATCTACGATACATTTCAGTATCTTCAGAATGAGAGTGTTTTATTCTATGTATAAtgtttaccctttttttttccatttttttttttcacatgtatatatattattcgaGCCCAAAACAAGAAATCAGTTGAACTCATAGAAAGGACTCTAGATCCAGAGATGTAAGAAAGAGAGGTTGATAGGGAAGAGTACTAACCTAAGTCACGGGCGAGGATAGCAACAGTATAGCCTTCATGGGCGAACTTACGAGCGATAGAACGGCCGAGTTTCGGCCCCACACCAACAATGGCAGCAATGCCTCTTGATGAGGCTGAACTCGCCATGTTCCGCATCTTCTAATTTAGCCCTCAATATCTCTCGTTTCAATTTTATCGGATGTCCCAAATGTCGGTGTCTATGGACATAGATAAATTCACCACAAAATCAAATGCTTCTTAATTAATCcagtttctttcttcttctcttcttgaTCGTGTAGATAGAACTCAAGAGTTACCTGGGGGATATGATTCTGAACTTTGCTGCCTCCTACAGTAACAACAAGTGTAGGATTAATTTGCAAGTTTCTACAAATGCAAGCGATAATCCGATAGATATTTATGTGGCGTACAACAAGCTTTACCTCTTTGGCAAGCTCGTACGTGTACTATATAAAAAAACATGGACAAAAATACTGCACAGTGCTTACTAGCTAATGATTGCGCTACTGACAAGCATGAATCGCATTAATAACTGCCCATGGCCCCCATGCTAAAAGTCAATAGTACAACAGTATCAACTGGAGAAAAACTCCTAACTTGTTATGGGATTTCATAACATCATCGTAACTTTTTGCAGTGAAGTATTTACTTTTCTAATCCCTCCCgatcaatttatgtgaacctatatTGATGGATGCggaatttaggaaaaaaaaatttaaaaaaattgtgttcaaataaaaacatcaattttaagtttaaaggaaaaaattaagttatattATTTTCGTATTTAGGGAGagatcatttttttcaaaatagaccAAAAGAAAATAGGGTCAAATAAACTAGAtgtaatatatagtatatagatGTATATAAAAAAACTAAGTTCTTATTTACTTTCGCTTCGAAAGTCAAAGTGAACTATATTCTGCATTTCGTACTCTTTTTGGTTAATGTATACACGCTCCATGTAAATGCAAATGCTTTAAGGAACTCAGTTTCATATGTACAGTCGAATGTCGATTAGGCCTCAATTCTAAATGGTCGCGATTTAACTATATGCCAAACCATAGATCAGTTTCGAAGTTGATAATATTTTATGACAAATTGAGTTCTTCACATCTTAAAGTTATCCATATTCGAACCTAATACACTGtaagtaggggtgtacaaagtaataacaaaccgcaccaaaccgataaactgagtcaaaccgaaaaaaaaacccgactagtgatttggtttgacttggtttggtgttgaaaaaaaaaaaccggatcataattggtttggtttggttttagctaaaaaaagtcaaaccgaaccaaaccaacccgacattacatgtattcaattttaaaaatattttatacataaaaatatttatttgtaatgtaatttataaatatttcttaaattttttcgtagttttttttatctaatatcatattattcaagcttgaacttagaattttgaatgtgaataagttttatatcctgtggatgttagtaactcatataaagtccaaacaaaaaccaactcaagactaatactaacaaaagaaattcaatttgccactaggaatgacaataatgttggatatctattctttaattttgcataattggtttagagagtgaaaatacataacttaagttttttttttttcttgtcatgtaattaatacttattagccgtacttattttagcatgacttagtatttttagattatggtcattttctttatggcttattaattagcaatatttattttaaccgatttttttatcttttaatttgttgaatattttaatacaatgtcatcgctcttctcacattttgtgttattttcttatgaaacaccttaattatatagttctATCTTACTaagactaaagaaatatttgaagtaaaaattatatgttttgtatcaagactattccaaaaaaaaaacccgaatatCCCGAGAAAAtacgaggttgaaaaacccgaattttattggtttggtttggtgtataaatttaaaaacccgacacaattagtttggtttggtgtttaaaaaatccgaaccaacccggtccatgtacacccctagacTTATGTAAGTGAGTAACGAGTTATTAAACCCTAAGTGGGTGTATAAGCTTGTCGAAAAGCTACATCAACCTAACTGGGCACTGGCTAATACGAGTTTGGatagataattttatttttccattttggtTAAATGTAATATAACCTTTATTTTGTTGGCctaacaatttcattttttttggtaCCTAACAATTTCATTGCTATACTATTATTTCATATGATGTTTTGCTTCTCCAACTCTCAAATTTGTGCAGGGCATCTTTGCAGTAACTTAGGTCTTTTAATCTAAAATTAAATCTTGCACCATTTTTCTACGCCAATGCGTGTTGTTATAATTGTTGATTTCCTAAATAAGAGTATGTCATCAGTATAATCCTATTTTCGTGTTGTTCTTTATCTTCCTTTTAACCACCACgttttcctttcattctttaATTTATTAACTCTCCAACCAATTTCTTTAACCCTGAGTTGTTATGAAATAAATTTGTAACAAAAATATATAGACGAAtatcatatataagtatattaaaTTATCATGAAATAACAAGGGAAAATAATACATGAAGGGAACTTTTTGAATactaaaattatttcaaataatggtTTTGTTTTTGTACTTAATAATACTTTACGGGAATTTAATATAccgataatattttttttagcatttAGGGCCAAACAGGCACTAAATAAATCAGGAGGAAACATACAAGTCACATCTATATAATTTACTTTTTACAAATATGATTAAGGAgctctatatagtagtaatgcTACTTTGCAAATACTTTTCCTATGTGTAAAGTCAAATTCCAAAGTAATTTGCATATATTCCATCGGTTGACTAGCTACATTATTTCCTTGGATGTATACTACACTAGTGTCATTTGGCCCCAAGTACAAAGCTAAGTTCTCGCCCAAACCAACGTTACAAATTAAATTTGTCGATATTTCCTTACTTTTTTCTACTCTTACTTCTTTATTTTGTAGTATCAGTTTGacattttctaaaaaattctaAAATGTTAAAGTACAAAAAGGTATCTAAAAGTTAAAGGAAAATATCTTTCTTAGTTTATATATtagactttttaaaattaaaatcaaacaaatgaaagtttttctaatttctatttTACTGAATTTTTTTGAGATTAGTCtctgatgatccaaattgagctTTTCGTcggttaaattaattttatttatttctctgAATTGAACCCATATTAGCTAAATTATTTCTTTGCAAAAAGATATTACAATATTAATTTAAtgtcaaaaaaatttaatgctacaATATTGTTGTGtgatgaaatcaataaagttaaattataaaataaatataaacaattaaaagcATTGGTATTGCAAGATACTTTTGTAGatatttttcaagttaaatcatataaaaaaaatattgaaaagtcaatttaattaaattattcttattttaaGCTTTCGTTTTCCTTTCAGAAGatgcatattaaaaaaataatgtttgTTCCTTTCTTAATTTAGTGAACCTTTTTATGGAATCAACATTGTAATAACTTTTTCATGTTGAACTTAACTATTTTATCCTAAATTATATAAAGTATTTACTATCATGTCTTtcgtaaaatattttaatattaaagaaagtgaaaatatacTTTTTACAATTGTTTAGTATTATTACTCTTTGAAGAtcaaattgtattttctttaactacatttttttcttcttcatattttcagaatatatatgataataatgCTTTACCGTTCTTAATTTAATATAGTCATTTATTAGGAaaattttatgttaaaagtgTGCACATGtaaaattagattaattaaaCCGCACTTCGGAATTCATTTTTTGATTGAGACGGAAGGACTATAGTTTACATTTCtgatacattttaaaaatatttaacaatCATATAAGTTATTTTTCGCAATAAATTTTGCTaacagaaaataaataactgcaatcataaaacaaatataagaaaaaatcattttattgattagTTTGTGAGTACAACTCTGGATGTATCCCTTGATTCTAATCTCTGTGTTGTTCGCCTTGATTCGAGGGCCAATTTAGCGTCTTTCTCGAATGTAGGATGGACTTGCGTTGATGTGTTGAATCTTAGAAGAACTTTGAGCAGCACTTTGGATTGTTCTTGGGGGAAGACGTCTCTTGAACTCTCCTTCTTGTTGAAGACCCTTGGAGAAGACTTATGTAGATGTCGTTTCTCTCCTTTGCCTCCAGTTAAGATGTTGTGCCACTTTTCAAGATTTCAAGATGTCTTTAAAATGGGATGTATGACCCCTTTATATAGGTGTGAGCCAGAgcttggggtattttggtctccAAGTAATTCTAGCGGACCTTGGGCTTGAAGAACATGGATTGGGCTTCTCTTGTCAATTTGATGGACTAACCCAATTGCAATTTGAAATTCATTCAAGTCatgtaattattttgacttaaataattaatccgACTTTATGAACCAaaatttgacttggtcaacatgTCGATAACTTAGAATTTAATCCAAAATTTGTATGGATTAATTCAAGTAAATTTTCGATGTCTACAGATGCCCCCTACTTCAAGACTTGTCGAGGTGTCGGCTTGCCAAAATTGTAGACAAAACTTGAAGTACCCGTGAagaccacttttttttttttgggtcttcGTACTAAATTTCCTTGAGACTTGTTTTTGGTGACTTTATTGAAATATGGCTTGAGAGTTAATGTTACTTGAATTTGAACAACCAAAAAAGAGACAACTCTCTTCCGtcaattttgggaaaaaaattattgcctcaatttttttgatcaatattcaaATATCAAAGTTGTATTATAACTCCATATGGCAATGAAACCTTCCACATATGTTTCCATGTAGAGCCATAATCATTCCATCGCAAACTTGGTAAGGAACTAATTTAATGCACGTGACACCAAGAAAATATTGCTCTTCTTTCACTCTTTTTTGAGTAATCGATTTGATTTCATTTCCTTGTTGAACACCAGTCAAGTatctattttttccttttgttttcttgaagacATTAATCACTCCAAGccaaatttggagaaaataaattctCATCCAACTTAATCTTGGTAAGCCCTCACGCAACCAACTAAGAAATTCTATTTAAGAAGATGCTGTGCATTGAGAATTCTCACATCTGCTTTTAGTTCTTGATATCCCATCAGATGAAACCTTCTATTACTACTTGAGCAAATCCTTTTTTTAGAGCTTGTATTGAACTTTGGAGAAGATATGCACTTCTGGCCCATGATCTCATAGCTTCGCACAATCTCACTGAAAACTCCATATTTTGATATTGGAGTGTCCAAATGACGAGAGGCTTGATTCTGTAAAAAGAAGATATCCAAGGCtacaacatatccaaaaataaaaacaaaactcCTTCCGGATTGACGggaattaatttttaaagttaagCTCCATATCTGCAATTTCTTCTGACAGTTTCACGCAGTCTCACCAAAACGAATGTATATCAATGTAGGTGCGTCCAAATGACATGAGCCTTGATTCTGAATATGTTACACTCATAGAAAtacaacatatccaaaaatcACAATCGAACTCTTTCTGGATTGACGggaattaatttttgaatttggtCTCTAGATCTGGCGGTTCTTCAGATAGTTTCGTGTAGTCTCACCAAAACATCCGTATCTTGGCATAGGAGCAGAAGAATGAAGAGAGGATGCTGCACTCATTGGACTGTGACATATCCAAAAATCAACACTGAACTCCTTCTGGATTGACaagaataattttttgaagatggtctccAAATCTAGGTCATTCTTCTCTACGACCAAGATGCGGTCACTAAAACTCCGTATCGTGATATTGGAGTGTCCAAATGACGAGTGGAAAGAAGACACTAAAGGCtacaacatatccaaaaatcAACTTGAAACTCCTTCCGGATTGTCtagaataaattttcaaatttggtGACACAATGTGGCACTTCGACGTCTGACAACATTCATGGAcgctattttttttctttctttcttctttgtagGTTTTCACGAGGGTGTAAATGGTCTCAATATAAGACCGAGAAGATGTACGCGATGTCACCACCCTCTCTTGAAGCCATAAAGAGCAACGGCcttcaaagttcatccattgtTGATTGGCGCGGAACTACTTGGAATGTTCATCCGTCCGATTTTGATAAAACTTATTGCATTACTCTGTCCAACTCTGCTGAGAAACTATTTGGCTCATCCTTCGTTTATGAGTTTTCTACTTCGGCGAAGAACCACTTGGTGCTTCAACCTTCCTTGCGGCCCTACAACTTTTGGCAAGACATCACTTGGCATCTTGCTGTCACGTATTTGGATGGACTTCACTCCTCTTGGGAGAAATACTTGGTGCATCCACCTTTCCTGAGGCGTCAGAGAGATCACTTAAAGTATCCACCTTCCTTGTGATGTTGACGGAATAATCTTATGTGAGATCACCTTCTCACAATTTTGTGAAGGCGTGGGGAGAATGACTCGTGATTTAACCCTTGGCATTGACAACCTCTTCTTTTGACTTAGTGAAGAAGTGCAAGGAGCCGGCGTCCTTCTCGCGGCATGGAGTGTTTCATACTTCAAAAGTTGGTGGAGAAGTACAATGATATAATGTTCATCATCCGGCACTGAAGCATTCTGGCGTCGTCgttgtggatttttttttttttgcaggtgTACGAAGGAGCACAAACGGTCTCAATATCAGACCAAGAAGACGTCCACGTGATAGGTGAAGAACCAATTGGTGTCACTCTTCGAGTATTTTTCGCAGAAATAACTTGAAGCCTCCAATTTCCTTATGACGTTCGTAGAACAATTACATGGTGTATCTCATCCTGGCATCTTAACGAGATTGACACTTGGAGTACCTCTTTCTGACATCTTCGACAAGCTAAAACATGGCACATCATATCTCTCCCTTTCGTGGCTTGGCGAGCGCGACACTTGCAGTGATACGTCTTTCATATTTTGGCTATTATATTGAAggatgagtttttttttttaactcattttTTTGACTCATGTGACTGCACTTAGAAGAAAATTCTAAATTGCCTATGTACCTCGATGAAGAGGATCAAGTCATTACGTAATTCAGAAAAAGTattttatttgagttttttttttttttttttttttttttttatatatagtttATATTTGTGCACCATGGAGTGTTGAAACATGCAGTTTAAGCTCATGCAAAAAGGAACGTTGCAACTTACAGTTTAGGCTCATGCGGTGAGGAGCATTGTGATATGGAGTTTAAGCTCATGCATCGAGGAGCATTTTGGGAAAGAACACCAATAG from Lycium ferocissimum isolate CSIRO_LF1 chromosome 2, AGI_CSIRO_Lferr_CH_V1, whole genome shotgun sequence includes:
- the LOC132036051 gene encoding uncharacterized protein LOC132036051: MRNMASSASSRGIAAIVGVGPKLGRSIARKFAHEGYTVAILARDLGRLSRFADEIAREEKAQVFAIRIDCSDSRSIREAFEGVLSLGFVEVLVYNAYQPTSWHPTNFTDIKVEHFEKSLAVSSVGAFHCAQQVLPGMVERGRGTILFTGCSASLSGIAGYSDICCGKFAMRALSQCLAKEFQPLGVHVAHVVIHGIVGTPRMASSSSQQRLLVGEQQHQQTSGGAGEGWMDPDGLAQTYWHLHIQDRSAWTQEIDLHPSNQRYM